A window of the Ostrea edulis chromosome 1, xbOstEdul1.1, whole genome shotgun sequence genome harbors these coding sequences:
- the LOC125675065 gene encoding uncharacterized protein LOC125675065 has protein sequence MVVFLKVILLFSSTHLSWTLEGENLCYKNVSESGESVLKKECCTSFMEKNNKCIECLPGFHGTNCNSTCPPGNYGSRCLKTCHCDDDTEYCHHVCGCVVQTPLPDNNRTDLNSSDPVPTQSLCLISLDITYALDTTATNGLGTTEMDPIRKDVLQFLLHIGLPGVIVVCLLFIGVIYCNYTFGKQEKKQEQSIRHGASYGGNVENRDDDIHNEVDHTYGDPLHLSEEESCYSTLTLRVNRGSLYTSNTAENTETVSMDDNPYGFTFNRRDEEKLLDKNTNNFNGRNDASGNEMIQGISEDSCYAHNSLLRHYSIRRFDLTPDDANVTATQIKDGRHYELARNDFDLELDREIQRY, from the exons ATGGTCGTGTTTTTAAAGGtcattcttttattttcttcaacACATCTGTCATGGACTTTGGAGGGGGAAAATCTTTGTTATAAAAACGTATCTGAAAG TGGCGAGAGTGTTTTGAAGAAGGAGTGTTGCACCAGCtttatggaaaaaaataataagtgTATAG AATGCTTGCCTGGATTTCATGGAACAAATTGCAACAGTACATGTCCACCGGGGAATTACGGCTCAAGGTGTCTGAAAACATGTCATTGTGATGATGATACAGAATACTGCCATCATGTGTGTGGTTGTGTCGTACAAACACCTCTACCTGACAACAATAGAACAGATCTCAACAGTTCGGACCCAGTACCGACACAGTCTCTGTGTTTAATTTCTTTAGATATTACCTATGCATTAGATACTACAGCTACAAATGGATTAGGTACTACAGAAAtgg ATCCGATCCGAAAGGACGTGTTGCAGTTTCTATTACATATCGGATTACCTGGTGTAATCGTTGTGTGTTTACTATTTATTGGAGTTATATATTG CAATTACACATTTGGAAAGCAAGAGAAGAAACAAG AACAGAGCATTCGTCACGGTGCTTCCTATGGTGGTAATGTAGAAAACAGAGATGACGATATTCATAATGAAGTGGACCATACATATGGAGATCCTTTGCACTTAAGCGAGGAAGAGTCATGCTATAGTACGCTAACACTGAGAGTAAACCGTGGGTCTCTTTACACGTCAAACACTGCAGAAAACACGGAGACAGTCTCCATGGATGACAATCCTTATGGTTTTACTTTCAATAGAAGAGATGAGGAAAAGTTACTAGACAAAAACACCAATAATTTCAACGGGAGGAATGATGCTTCGGGAAATGAAATGATACAAGGAATTAGTGAAGACAGCTGCTATGCTCATAATTCCCTTTTACGTCACTACTCAATTCGTCGGTTTGACTTAACGCCAGATGACGCAAATGTCACTGCTACACAGATTAAAGATGGCAGACATTACGAGCTTGCACGCAATGATTTTGACCTGGAGTTAGATAGAGAGATACAGAGatactga
- the LOC125675102 gene encoding multiple epidermal growth factor-like domains protein 10 isoform X1, with the protein MVVFLKVILLFSSTHLSWTLEGENLCYKNVSESGESVLKKECCTSFMEKNNKCIECLPGFHGTNCNSTCPPGNYGSRCLKTCHCDDDTEYCHHVCGCVLQTPLPDNSTTDLNSSDPVPTQSLCLISLDATYGSYTTDINPIRKDVLQFLLHI; encoded by the exons ATGGTCGTGTTTTTAAAGGtcattcttttattttcttcaacACATCTGTCATGGACTTTGGAGGGGGAAAATCTTTGTTATAAAAACGTATCTGAAAG TGGCGAGAGTGTTTTGAAGAAGGAGTGTTGCACCAGCtttatggaaaaaaataataagtgTATAG AATGCTTGCCTGGATTTCATGGAACAAATTGCAACAGTACATGTCCACCGGGGAATTACGGCTCAAGGTGTCTGAAAACATGTCATTGTGATGATGATACAGAATACTGCCATCATGTGTGTGGTTGTGTCTTACAAACACCTCTACCTGACAACAGTACAACAGATCTCAACAGTTCGGACCCAGTACCGACACAGTCTCTGTGTTTAATTTCTTTAGATGCCACCTATGGTTCATATACCACAGatataa ATCCGATCCGAAAGGACGTGTTGCAGTTTCTATTACATATCTGA
- the LOC125675102 gene encoding multiple epidermal growth factor-like domains protein 10 isoform X2, which translates to MVVFLKVILLFSSTHLSWTLEGENLCYKNVSESGESVLKKECCTSFMEKNNKCIECLPGFHGTNCNSTCPPGNYGSRCLKTCHCDDDTEYCHHVCGCVLQTPLPDNSTTDLNSSDPVPTQSLCLISLDATYGSYTTDINASWILKNVAA; encoded by the exons ATGGTCGTGTTTTTAAAGGtcattcttttattttcttcaacACATCTGTCATGGACTTTGGAGGGGGAAAATCTTTGTTATAAAAACGTATCTGAAAG TGGCGAGAGTGTTTTGAAGAAGGAGTGTTGCACCAGCtttatggaaaaaaataataagtgTATAG AATGCTTGCCTGGATTTCATGGAACAAATTGCAACAGTACATGTCCACCGGGGAATTACGGCTCAAGGTGTCTGAAAACATGTCATTGTGATGATGATACAGAATACTGCCATCATGTGTGTGGTTGTGTCTTACAAACACCTCTACCTGACAACAGTACAACAGATCTCAACAGTTCGGACCCAGTACCGACACAGTCTCTGTGTTTAATTTCTTTAGATGCCACCTATGGTTCATATACCACAGatataa aCGCAAGTTGGATTCTTAAGAACGTAGCGGCTTGA